The Pseudonocardia broussonetiae DNA segment CAGCGATCACCCTTCGTATCGCAGGGGTCCACAGAATGTTGCACCCCTGACGAGTGGCGGGGCAATCACGCGCCGCCGAAAGGTCACTCTCGGCGGTGTCCGGCCACTCGTTCGAGTGAACGGCGCAACGGGGCACCCGTCTCATCGCGGCCGACCGCCACGGCGCGTCGACGTCGATCATCGACGTCGCCGGGCGGTCGATCCGATGCGACCAGCGGTCAGTGCAGGTCGGCCGCGACCGGCTTGAGCCGGTCGGATCCCTCGTCCGCGTGGTAGTCGGCGGGCGAGGTCTGGTCGCTGCCCTCGGCCGTGCCGGCCGCCCTGAGGGCGAACGTCACGAGCACGGCGACCACGAGGTTGCACACCAGCGCCACGAACCCGACGTAGATGAGCACCGTCGAGCCGGCGAACGGCTGCCAGCCCAGCAGGTTGATCTTGTCGAGCGCGAGCGCCGAGCCGCCGAAGTGCGCGCGGCCCGCGGCCGCGTTGGGGATCGTGTAGAGCAGGTACAGGCCGTAGCCCATGCCCACGACCCACCCGGCGACGAGCGCCCAGCGGTGCAGCCAGCGCGTGTAGACCGCGATGGCCACGGCGGGCAGCGTCTGCAGGATGATCACGCCGCCGATCAGCTGCAGGTCGATGGAGAACTGCGGGTCGACCGCGACGATGAACAGCACCGCCCCGAACTTGACCACCAGCGACGCGATCTTGGCCTGCTGCGCCTCCTGCTTCGGCGTCGCGTCCTTGCGCAGGTACTCCTTGTAGATGTTGCGCGTCCACAGGTTGGCCGCGGCGATCGACATGATCGCGGCCGGCACGAGCGCGCCGATCCCGATCGCGGCGAACGCCAGGCCCGCGAACAGCGAACCGAACTCGTTGTCGAACAGCACCGGGATGATGGTGTTGGTGTCGGGGCGGCCGGTGGCGTTGTTGGTGATCGGTGTGACGCCCGCGGCGATGGCCACGTAGCCCAGCAGCGCGAGCAGGCCGAGCAGCAGCGAGTAAGCCGGCAGCGCCATCATGTTGCGCTTGATCACGTTGCGCCCCCGCGAGGCCAGGATGCCCGTGAGCGAGTGCGGGTAGAGGAACAGCGCCAGCGCCGACCCCAGCGCCAGGGTGATGTACTGCAGCTGGTTGTTGGCCGTGAGCAGCACGCCGTCGGCGGGCGACTCCGTGGCCTGGAACTTCGCGTCGGCCGCGTCGAAGATCGCGCCCCAGCCGCCGAACTTCGCGGGCAGGTAGACGATGGCCACCAGGATCACGACGTAGATCAGGATGTCCTTGACGAACGCGATCAGCGCGGGTGCCCGCAGGCCCGACTGGTAGGTGTAGACGGCCAGGATGATGAACGCGACGAGCAGCGGCAGGTGCCCGAGCAGCCCGCTGCCGTTGAGGCCCATCGTGCGCAGCACCGCCTCGAGCCCGACGAGCTGCAGCGCGATGTAGGGCATCGTCGCCAGCAGTCCGGTGATCGCGACGAGGAACGCCAGCAGCGACGAGCCGTAGCGCCCGCGCACGAAGTCGGCGGGGGTGACGTAGCCGTGCACCCGCGAGACCGACCAGAGCCGCAGCACCGGCAGGAACACCAGCGGGTAGAGGACGACGGTGTAGGGCAGCGCGAAGAAGCCCATCGCGCCCGCCCCGAACAGCAGCGCGGGCACCGCGACGAAGGTGTAGGCGGTGTAGAGGTCGCCGCCGACGAGGAACCAGGTGATCCAGGCGCCGAACTTGCGCCCGCCCAGGCCCCACTCGTCGAGGTGCTCCAGGGTGTCGCCGCGCTGCCAGCGCGAGGCGAGGAAGCCCATCACGGTGACCACCAGGAACAGCACCGCGAAGACGATCAGCTCGGTCCACTGGATCATCGCTGGGCCCCCTCGTCGAGGTCGTCGACGTCGGCCGCGGTGCCGGGGGCGACCGGTGCGGGCTCGTCGCGGGTCATCACGTAGACGATCGCCACGCAGACGACGCCGACCGGCACCCAGGCGAACTGGGACCAGTAGAAGAACGGCATGCCGAACAGCTCGGGTTCGACCGAGTTGAACCAGGGCGTGACGAGCATGAGGAACGGCACCAGGAGCAGCAGGTTCCACGCGTTGACGCGGAGCCCGTCCTGGTCACGGGGTGGTCGGCTGGTCGACTCTGACATGCGTCTGCTCCCGCTGGATCGCAGCGACGATCGGTGGTCGCCAGGGATAGTAGGTCCGACCACCGACGCTGTCGCGCCATCGTCGCGGCACCGTGATCAACCGTCCGGGCCCGTCGCCGGACCCCGGACGCGCGCCGGCCCGCCACGCGGGTGCGTGGCGGGCCGGTGGGCCGTGCGGGTCGGTCAGGCGCCGAGGCGGAGCTTGAGAGCCTCCAGCTCGTCGCGCATCGACGTCGGCAGGCCGTCGCCGATCTTGTCGAACCACTCCTCGATGAGCGGGATCTCGGCCTTCCACTCCTCGACGTCGACGGTCAGCGCGGCGTCGATGTCGGCCACGGCGGCGTCGAGGCCCTCGAGGTCGATCTGGTCGGACGTCGGGACGTAGCCGATCGCGGTCTCGGTGGCCGCGGCCGTGCCCTCCATGCGCTCGATGCACCACTTGAGGACGCGGCTGTTCTCGCCGAACCCGGGCCACAGGAACTGGCCCTCGTCACCGCGGCGGAACCAGTTGACGTAGAAGATCTTCGGCAGCTTGTCGGCGTCGGCGCCCTTGCCGATGTTCACCCAGTGCTGGAAGTACTCGCCGACGTTGTAGCCCAGGAAGGGCAGCATCGCCATCGGGTCGCGGCGGACCTGGCCGAGCCCGCCGGCCGCGGCCGCGGTCTTCTCGCTCGACATCGTGGCGCCCATGAAGGTGCCGTGCTGCCAGTCGCGGGCCTCGGAGACCAGCGGGACCGTGGTCTTGCGGCGCCCGCCGAACAGGATCGCCGAGATCGGCACGCCGTTGGGGTCCTCCCACTCCGGCGCGACGACCGGGCACTGCCCGATCGGCACGGTGTAGCGGGAGTTGGGGTGCGCGGCGTCGGTGCCGGACTCGGGCGTCCAGTCGTTGCCCTTCCAGTCCGTCAGGTGCTGGGGATCGCCTTCGAGGCCCTCCCACCACACGTCGCCGTCGTCGGTGAGCGCGACGTTGGTGAACAGCGCGTTGCCCGCCTCGATGGTGCGCATCGCGTTGGGGTTGGTCTTCCAGTTGGTGCCCGGCGCGACGCCGAAGAAGCCGAACTCCGGGTTGACGGCGTAGAGCCGGCCGTCCTCGCCGAAGCGCATCCAGGCGATGTCGTCGCCGACGGTCTCGGCGCGCCAGCCGGGGATGGTCGGCTGGAGCATCGCGAGGTTGGTCTTGCCGCAGGCCGACGGGAACGCCGCGGCGATGTAGTAGGCCTTCTCCTCCGGCGAGATGAGCTTGAGGATGAGCATGTGCTCGGCCATCCAGCCCTCGTCGTGGGCGATGGCCGAGGCGATGCGCAGGGCGTAGC contains these protein-coding regions:
- the mctP gene encoding monocarboxylate uptake permease MctP, whose product is MIQWTELIVFAVLFLVVTVMGFLASRWQRGDTLEHLDEWGLGGRKFGAWITWFLVGGDLYTAYTFVAVPALLFGAGAMGFFALPYTVVLYPLVFLPVLRLWSVSRVHGYVTPADFVRGRYGSSLLAFLVAITGLLATMPYIALQLVGLEAVLRTMGLNGSGLLGHLPLLVAFIILAVYTYQSGLRAPALIAFVKDILIYVVILVAIVYLPAKFGGWGAIFDAADAKFQATESPADGVLLTANNQLQYITLALGSALALFLYPHSLTGILASRGRNVIKRNMMALPAYSLLLGLLALLGYVAIAAGVTPITNNATGRPDTNTIIPVLFDNEFGSLFAGLAFAAIGIGALVPAAIMSIAAANLWTRNIYKEYLRKDATPKQEAQQAKIASLVVKFGAVLFIVAVDPQFSIDLQLIGGVIILQTLPAVAIAVYTRWLHRWALVAGWVVGMGYGLYLLYTIPNAAAGRAHFGGSALALDKINLLGWQPFAGSTVLIYVGFVALVCNLVVAVLVTFALRAAGTAEGSDQTSPADYHADEGSDRLKPVAADLH
- a CDS encoding DUF3311 domain-containing protein — protein: MSESTSRPPRDQDGLRVNAWNLLLLVPFLMLVTPWFNSVEPELFGMPFFYWSQFAWVPVGVVCVAIVYVMTRDEPAPVAPGTAADVDDLDEGAQR
- a CDS encoding phosphoenolpyruvate carboxykinase (GTP), encoding MTAATVPGLDEAPTDNTRLLSWVREVAELTTPDRVVWVDGSEEEWERMTSALVEAGTFTRLEKKPNSFYAASDPDDVARVEERTFICSAEPSGAGPTNNWVDPAEMKSTMSELYRGSMRGRTMYVIPFCMGPLDATPPMLGVEITDSEYVVASMKIMTRMGATVLPLFSDRGDSFVKCVHSVGAPLEPGQADVAWPCNETKYISHFPETREIWSFGSGYGGNALLGKKCYALRIASAIAHDEGWMAEHMLILKLISPEEKAYYIAAAFPSACGKTNLAMLQPTIPGWRAETVGDDIAWMRFGEDGRLYAVNPEFGFFGVAPGTNWKTNPNAMRTIEAGNALFTNVALTDDGDVWWEGLEGDPQHLTDWKGNDWTPESGTDAAHPNSRYTVPIGQCPVVAPEWEDPNGVPISAILFGGRRKTTVPLVSEARDWQHGTFMGATMSSEKTAAAAGGLGQVRRDPMAMLPFLGYNVGEYFQHWVNIGKGADADKLPKIFYVNWFRRGDEGQFLWPGFGENSRVLKWCIERMEGTAAATETAIGYVPTSDQIDLEGLDAAVADIDAALTVDVEEWKAEIPLIEEWFDKIGDGLPTSMRDELEALKLRLGA